A genome region from Streptomyces xanthophaeus includes the following:
- a CDS encoding type I polyketide synthase: MRDGERRGPRPADAAIVGMGAVFPGAADLAAYRRNLLAGTDCIREVPPERWDPEVYYDPQGATGPVAGDRFYCRRGGFVDGLAAFDPTRFGIMPAAVEGAEPDQMLALHATAEAIADAGGEARLPADRSRIGVVLGRGGFMGVATARLDQRVRTAHQLAQTLRELAPELGERRIAAVRSAFQDALGPERPDASIGLVPSFTAARTANRLDFRGPAYTLDAACASSLLAVDQAVGLLAAGRCDAVVAGAVHHCHIATLWSVFTQLRALSPSERIRPFDRRADGTLLSEGTGVVLLKRLEDAERDGDRVYAVIRGTGVAGDGRAASLMSPLVAGQVQALERAWRQAGLDPRAPGALGLLEAHGTGTPVGDAAELDTLAQVFGPPEPGSGRGIGFGSVKSMLGHTMQASGMAGLIKAALAVYEGVLPPTLHIEEPHPDLARTRMRPVGAAEPWERGPQPRRAGVNAFGFGGINAHVVLEEAPTASRPAPAAVPGPARVAPVRRFLPLGAPAAPVGPAAGGDVLLVGADTPAQLSARLAAAVPVSGGDGPCRVAVVGPTPQRLALAAKVVARGRPWRGRGDVWFAPEPLGGRMAFLFPGLEPEFAPVVDDVAERFALPAPRLTRGESLVERALDAIATGRFFARVLPALGVEADVLAGHSLGEWAAMVAAGMYPQEAADTFLGSLRPGDLRVPDLVYAALGCGAARARAALHDLDGVVVSHDNCPHQSVICGDPEQVAAAVARLRGDGVLGQELPFRSGFHTPMWEPYLGQVRAAFDRLPLRPGALPVWSATTCAPFPPAPQDVRDLVVRHLLEPVRFRELTLRLYEDEGVRGFVTLGPGSLPGFVEDTLRERPHLSVSTSSPRLPGLAALRRTCAALWTEGYAPRWGLLAEAAPAAGSAPRPGPAAPQPAPAGPDLRMALQLGSPLVRLGESARASLSGLLAPAPAPDRAAAPAAAPAPAPAPLSAAAGAARPVLLSALDAVLADAGSAARAVTEAWSAAGPPKAPAPVPPPAPDTGGSGRAAGKQLLRLSLAALPYVRDHCVYLQPDGWPEDSDRFPVVPMTTMLELAAGAARRHAPPGLAVIGYEDVRALRWLAVEPAVDVEVTVSGDGPGRMRVGLGEYASVVVLLGERYGEPPAPDGTPLRDPGPAPVSAEALYRDRWMFHGPRFAGVHEVRSVGSDGIQGVLRALPDPGALLDAAGQLFGHWMQLRLPVDRLVFPATVDRIRFYGPPPAPPELVTATARIRSVQDVTVRGDIELRGAGGGVWARIEGWTYRRFGADERVWPMKFTPEVCGIGEPRPEGWCLARRRWNDPASQELVMRRYLGAAERAAYERLAPRGRAPWLLGRIAAKDALRQLLWDGGAGPVFPAEVPIGNDPAGRPVPRSPLTRGFRLSIAHKDRIAVALAHPDRAVGIDVEQVTADPDALIRIALGPAELRLAEGLAAREGTGLPAALTALWCAKEAAAKAAGGGLGGRPLDWRVAGDPDSGALIVTSPEGDPYPIRTTPLTAPLTDTAPDHVVAWTAHLAARSPVPVPLPLTEARHGN, encoded by the coding sequence ATGCGTGACGGAGAGCGGCGCGGCCCGCGCCCGGCCGATGCCGCGATCGTGGGGATGGGTGCGGTGTTCCCCGGGGCCGCCGATCTGGCCGCGTACCGGCGCAATCTGCTCGCCGGTACGGACTGCATCCGCGAAGTTCCGCCCGAGCGCTGGGACCCCGAGGTGTACTACGACCCGCAGGGCGCGACCGGACCGGTGGCGGGCGACCGGTTCTACTGCCGGCGGGGCGGCTTCGTCGACGGTCTCGCCGCCTTCGACCCGACCCGGTTCGGGATCATGCCGGCCGCCGTGGAGGGGGCCGAGCCGGACCAGATGCTGGCCCTGCACGCGACGGCCGAGGCGATCGCCGACGCGGGCGGCGAGGCCCGGCTGCCCGCCGACCGGTCGCGGATCGGGGTGGTGCTGGGACGCGGCGGGTTCATGGGGGTGGCCACCGCGCGGCTCGACCAACGGGTGCGTACGGCACACCAGTTGGCCCAGACCCTGCGGGAGCTGGCGCCCGAGCTGGGTGAGCGGCGGATCGCGGCGGTGCGCTCGGCGTTCCAGGATGCGCTCGGGCCGGAGCGGCCGGACGCGTCGATCGGGCTGGTGCCGAGCTTCACCGCCGCCCGGACCGCGAACCGGCTGGACTTCCGCGGGCCCGCCTACACCCTGGACGCGGCGTGCGCCTCCTCCCTGCTGGCGGTGGACCAGGCGGTGGGGCTGCTGGCCGCCGGGCGCTGCGACGCCGTCGTCGCGGGGGCGGTCCACCACTGTCACATCGCGACGCTGTGGAGCGTGTTCACGCAGCTGCGGGCGCTCAGCCCGAGCGAGCGGATCCGGCCCTTCGACCGCCGGGCCGACGGAACCCTGCTGTCCGAGGGCACCGGGGTGGTGCTGCTGAAGCGGCTGGAGGACGCGGAGCGCGACGGCGACCGCGTGTACGCGGTGATCCGCGGCACGGGCGTGGCCGGGGACGGCCGAGCGGCGAGCCTGATGAGCCCGCTGGTCGCGGGCCAGGTGCAGGCCCTGGAACGGGCCTGGCGTCAGGCCGGGCTGGATCCGCGGGCGCCGGGCGCACTGGGGCTGCTGGAGGCGCACGGCACGGGCACCCCGGTCGGTGACGCGGCCGAACTCGACACCCTGGCGCAGGTGTTCGGCCCACCGGAGCCCGGGAGCGGGCGCGGGATCGGCTTCGGCTCGGTGAAGTCGATGCTCGGGCACACCATGCAGGCCTCGGGCATGGCCGGGCTGATCAAGGCCGCGCTCGCCGTGTACGAGGGGGTGCTGCCGCCGACGCTGCACATCGAGGAGCCGCACCCGGACCTGGCCCGGACGCGGATGCGGCCGGTGGGCGCGGCCGAGCCGTGGGAGCGCGGGCCGCAGCCGCGCCGGGCCGGGGTCAACGCGTTCGGCTTCGGCGGGATCAACGCCCATGTGGTGCTGGAGGAGGCTCCGACGGCCTCGCGCCCGGCTCCCGCAGCGGTCCCCGGCCCGGCCCGGGTGGCTCCGGTGCGCCGGTTCCTGCCGCTGGGAGCCCCGGCCGCGCCGGTGGGCCCGGCCGCGGGAGGCGACGTACTCCTCGTCGGCGCCGACACTCCGGCGCAGTTGTCGGCCCGGCTGGCGGCTGCCGTCCCGGTGTCCGGCGGCGACGGGCCCTGCCGGGTCGCGGTGGTCGGGCCCACGCCCCAGCGGCTCGCGCTGGCCGCCAAGGTGGTGGCGCGCGGCCGGCCGTGGCGGGGGCGCGGGGACGTGTGGTTCGCCCCGGAACCGCTGGGCGGCCGGATGGCGTTCCTGTTCCCGGGTCTGGAGCCGGAGTTCGCCCCCGTGGTGGACGACGTGGCGGAGCGGTTCGCGCTGCCGGCGCCCCGGCTGACCCGCGGCGAGTCCCTGGTGGAGCGGGCCCTCGACGCGATCGCGACGGGCCGGTTCTTCGCCCGCGTCCTGCCCGCACTGGGCGTCGAGGCCGATGTGCTGGCAGGTCACAGCCTGGGCGAGTGGGCGGCGATGGTGGCCGCCGGCATGTACCCGCAGGAGGCGGCCGACACCTTCCTCGGCTCACTGCGCCCGGGTGATCTCCGGGTCCCGGACCTCGTGTACGCGGCGCTGGGCTGCGGCGCGGCGCGGGCCCGGGCCGCGCTCCACGACCTGGACGGGGTGGTGGTCAGCCACGACAACTGCCCGCACCAGTCGGTGATCTGCGGGGATCCGGAGCAGGTGGCGGCCGCCGTGGCACGGTTGCGCGGTGACGGGGTGCTCGGCCAGGAGCTGCCGTTCCGTTCGGGTTTCCACACCCCGATGTGGGAGCCGTACCTCGGGCAGGTCCGGGCCGCCTTCGACCGGCTGCCGCTGCGGCCCGGGGCGCTCCCGGTGTGGTCGGCCACCACGTGCGCGCCGTTCCCGCCCGCGCCGCAGGACGTACGCGACCTGGTCGTACGGCATCTGCTGGAGCCGGTCCGCTTCCGCGAGCTGACCCTGCGGCTGTACGAGGACGAGGGGGTGCGCGGCTTCGTCACGCTGGGCCCGGGCAGCCTGCCGGGCTTCGTGGAGGACACCCTGCGCGAGCGCCCGCATCTGTCGGTCTCCACCTCCTCGCCGCGCCTGCCGGGCCTGGCGGCCCTCCGCCGCACGTGCGCGGCGCTCTGGACCGAGGGGTACGCGCCCCGGTGGGGGCTCCTGGCCGAGGCGGCCCCGGCGGCCGGTTCGGCGCCGCGGCCCGGCCCTGCCGCGCCACAGCCGGCCCCCGCCGGACCGGACCTCCGCATGGCCCTGCAGCTGGGGTCCCCGCTGGTCCGCCTGGGCGAGTCGGCCCGCGCCTCCCTGAGCGGCCTTCTCGCCCCGGCCCCGGCCCCGGACCGGGCCGCCGCCCCGGCCGCCGCCCCCGCCCCCGCCCCGGCGCCCTTGTCCGCGGCGGCCGGAGCGGCCCGCCCCGTACTGCTGTCCGCCCTGGACGCGGTGCTGGCCGACGCGGGCTCGGCTGCCCGGGCCGTCACCGAGGCCTGGTCGGCCGCAGGGCCGCCGAAGGCGCCGGCGCCCGTCCCGCCTCCGGCCCCGGACACCGGTGGTTCGGGAAGGGCCGCGGGGAAGCAGCTCCTGCGGCTGTCCCTGGCCGCGCTCCCCTACGTACGGGACCACTGCGTGTACCTCCAGCCCGACGGCTGGCCGGAGGACTCCGACCGGTTCCCCGTCGTCCCCATGACCACCATGCTGGAGCTGGCGGCCGGGGCCGCCCGACGGCACGCCCCGCCCGGCCTCGCCGTCATCGGCTACGAGGACGTACGCGCCCTGCGGTGGCTGGCGGTCGAACCGGCCGTCGACGTCGAGGTCACCGTCAGCGGTGACGGGCCGGGCCGGATGCGGGTCGGCCTCGGGGAGTACGCCTCGGTGGTCGTGCTGCTCGGCGAGCGGTACGGGGAGCCGCCCGCACCCGACGGCACGCCCCTGCGCGACCCCGGACCGGCCCCGGTCAGCGCCGAGGCCCTGTACCGGGACCGGTGGATGTTCCACGGCCCGCGCTTCGCCGGGGTGCACGAGGTCCGGTCGGTCGGCTCGGACGGCATCCAGGGGGTCCTGCGGGCACTGCCCGACCCGGGCGCGCTGCTCGACGCCGCCGGGCAGCTCTTCGGGCACTGGATGCAGCTGCGCCTGCCGGTCGACCGGCTGGTGTTCCCGGCCACTGTGGACCGCATCCGGTTCTACGGGCCCCCGCCCGCTCCGCCGGAGCTGGTGACCGCCACGGCCCGGATCCGCTCGGTGCAGGACGTCACCGTGCGCGGTGACATCGAGCTGCGCGGGGCGGGCGGCGGGGTGTGGGCCCGGATCGAGGGGTGGACGTACCGCCGGTTCGGCGCCGACGAGCGGGTCTGGCCGATGAAGTTCACCCCGGAGGTGTGCGGGATCGGCGAACCCCGGCCCGAGGGCTGGTGCCTGGCCCGGCGCCGCTGGAACGATCCCGCCTCGCAGGAACTGGTGATGCGCCGCTACCTCGGCGCCGCCGAACGGGCGGCCTACGAGCGGCTGGCGCCGCGCGGCCGGGCGCCATGGCTGCTGGGCCGGATCGCGGCCAAGGATGCGCTACGGCAGCTTCTGTGGGACGGCGGAGCCGGGCCGGTGTTCCCCGCGGAGGTGCCGATCGGCAACGACCCCGCGGGCCGGCCGGTGCCCCGGTCCCCGCTGACCCGCGGCTTCCGGCTGTCGATCGCGCACAAGGACCGGATCGCGGTCGCCCTGGCCCACCCGGACCGGGCGGTCGGCATCGATGTGGAGCAGGTGACCGCCGACCCGGACGCGCTGATCCGGATCGCCCTCGGGCCGGCCGAACTCCGCCTCGCCGAGGGGCTGGCCGCCCGCGAGGGCACCGGTCTGCCCGCCGCGCTCACCGCCCTGTGGTGCGCGAAGGAGGCCGCGGCCAAGGCGGCCGGGGGCGGGCTGGGCGGCCGCCCGCTGGACTGGCGGGTGGCCGGTGACCCGGATTCCGGCGCGCTGATCGTGACCTCCCCCGAGGGGGACCCGTACCCGATCCGCACCACACCGCTCACCGCCCCGCTCACCGACACCGCGCCCGACCACGTCGTCGCCTGGACCGCCCACCTCGCGGCGCGCTCCCCCGTACCCGTCCCCCTTCCCCTCACGGAGGCACGTCATGGCAACTGA
- a CDS encoding acyl carrier protein, producing MATDILAEITGMLVEIVGDEYLLAEEVTMKTTFNEDLALESIEFVALAELLHHRYGAEVDLMGFLAEKDMDAILAMSVGELVTHIGRITHTSLARAAAGSSPASAG from the coding sequence ATGGCAACTGACATCCTCGCCGAGATCACCGGCATGCTCGTGGAGATCGTCGGCGACGAGTACCTGCTCGCGGAGGAGGTCACGATGAAGACGACGTTCAACGAGGATCTCGCCCTGGAGAGCATCGAGTTCGTCGCCCTCGCCGAGCTGCTCCACCACCGCTACGGCGCCGAGGTGGACCTGATGGGCTTCCTGGCCGAGAAGGACATGGACGCCATCCTGGCCATGTCCGTCGGCGAGCTCGTCACCCACATCGGCCGGATCACCCACACCTCCCTGGCCCGGGCCGCGGCGGGGTCCTCCCCCGCGTCGGCCGGCTGA
- a CDS encoding alpha/beta fold hydrolase, with the protein MAFVRAGSLRFHVQRLPATAGADAPDRPVVVFLHGLVVDNLSSFYCPLALPVARAGHEAVLYDLRGHGRTERPGSGYDSRTAVRDLFGLLGALDLGQRPVHLVGNSYGGTLALHAALARPDLVAGLTLLEPPLGGAWVENMVDTLSAAALSLEDSTVPTELASLRLRKAANLTAVADALLNRTTLIDDIAASRVFTPADHARLRCPVLVVCGEHSELLAGGRELARHAPQGALRILPDLGHDVLKESSGVLRETVLAHLDATAGTPTAAGAATATGPRVGALVP; encoded by the coding sequence ATGGCCTTCGTCCGCGCGGGCTCCCTGCGCTTCCACGTCCAGCGGCTCCCGGCCACCGCCGGCGCCGACGCCCCCGACCGGCCCGTCGTGGTGTTCCTGCACGGGCTGGTCGTCGACAACCTGTCCTCCTTCTACTGCCCCCTGGCCCTGCCCGTGGCCCGGGCCGGCCACGAGGCGGTCCTCTACGACCTGCGCGGCCACGGCCGCACCGAGCGTCCGGGGTCCGGATACGACAGCCGCACCGCCGTACGGGACCTCTTCGGCCTGCTCGGCGCGCTGGACCTCGGGCAGCGCCCGGTCCACCTGGTCGGCAACAGCTACGGCGGGACCCTCGCCCTGCACGCCGCCCTGGCCCGGCCGGACCTGGTCGCCGGGCTCACCCTCCTCGAACCGCCGCTCGGCGGCGCCTGGGTGGAGAACATGGTGGACACCCTGTCGGCCGCCGCGCTGAGCCTGGAGGACAGCACGGTCCCCACCGAGCTGGCCTCTCTGCGCCTGCGCAAGGCCGCCAACCTGACGGCCGTCGCCGACGCCCTCCTCAACCGCACCACGCTCATCGACGACATCGCGGCGAGCCGCGTGTTCACCCCGGCGGACCACGCCCGCCTGCGCTGCCCGGTCCTGGTGGTCTGCGGCGAGCATTCCGAACTGCTCGCGGGCGGGCGGGAGCTGGCGCGCCACGCCCCGCAGGGGGCGCTGCGGATCCTGCCGGACCTGGGGCACGACGTCCTGAAGGAGAGCAGCGGGGTCCTGCGGGAGACCGTGCTCGCCCATCTCGACGCGACGGCCGGCACGCCGACGGCGGCCGGTGCGGCGACGGCGACGGGGCCGCGGGTGGGAGCTCTGGTCCCGTGA
- a CDS encoding glycosyltransferase → MLFTVPPLAGHVNPTVAVGAELAARGHEVAWTGPASALARLLPAQARILPAGEELGAGGYAALHESWRDLRGVGALRFLWEEALVPLARAMVPGVARAVRAFGPDVLVADQQALAGPLVARRLGVPWVTSASTSAELTRPFADFPKVGEWVSGQISGLLSEFGAARDAGGRADWDPRFSERLVLVFSTPELVGVGKDFPPHYAFVGPAFGARPPAPGFPWQRLDPGRRRVLVSLGTLNQAAGARFYGAVLGAAERLAGEVQFVLAAPSALIGAAPDHLLLQESVPQLELLPHLDAVVCHAGHNTVCEALAHGLPLVVAPIRDDQPIVARQVALAGAGVRVRFGRTRAEELRDALTAVLDDPGPRRAARRIQASFAAAGGAAAAADRLEKLL, encoded by the coding sequence GTGCTGTTCACCGTGCCGCCGCTGGCGGGGCACGTCAATCCGACCGTGGCCGTCGGGGCCGAACTGGCCGCCCGGGGGCACGAGGTCGCCTGGACGGGACCGGCCTCGGCGCTGGCCCGGCTGCTGCCCGCGCAGGCCCGGATCCTGCCCGCCGGGGAGGAACTGGGCGCCGGCGGATACGCGGCGCTGCACGAGAGCTGGCGCGATCTGCGCGGGGTCGGTGCGCTGCGGTTCCTGTGGGAGGAGGCGCTGGTGCCGCTGGCCCGGGCGATGGTTCCGGGGGTGGCCCGGGCCGTGCGCGCGTTCGGGCCGGATGTGCTGGTCGCGGACCAGCAGGCCCTGGCCGGGCCGCTGGTGGCCCGGCGGCTCGGGGTCCCGTGGGTGACGTCGGCCAGTACCTCGGCCGAGCTGACCCGGCCCTTCGCGGACTTCCCGAAGGTCGGGGAGTGGGTGTCCGGGCAGATCTCGGGCCTGCTGTCGGAGTTCGGCGCGGCGCGGGACGCGGGGGGCCGTGCGGACTGGGACCCGCGGTTCTCCGAGCGGCTGGTGCTGGTCTTCTCCACTCCCGAACTCGTCGGCGTGGGAAAGGACTTCCCTCCCCACTACGCCTTCGTGGGGCCGGCCTTCGGGGCCCGGCCGCCGGCGCCCGGATTCCCCTGGCAGCGGCTGGACCCGGGGCGGCGGCGGGTGCTGGTGTCCCTGGGCACCCTCAACCAGGCGGCCGGGGCCCGGTTCTACGGCGCGGTGCTGGGCGCCGCCGAACGGCTCGCCGGGGAGGTCCAGTTCGTCCTGGCGGCGCCCTCCGCCCTGATCGGGGCGGCGCCGGACCACTTGCTGCTCCAGGAGAGCGTCCCGCAGCTGGAGCTGCTGCCGCACCTGGATGCGGTGGTCTGCCACGCGGGCCACAACACCGTGTGCGAGGCCCTCGCGCACGGGCTGCCGCTGGTGGTCGCCCCGATCCGGGACGACCAGCCGATCGTGGCCCGGCAGGTGGCCCTGGCCGGGGCCGGCGTCCGGGTGCGGTTCGGCCGGACCCGGGCCGAGGAACTGCGTGACGCGCTCACCGCCGTGCTGGACGACCCCGGTCCCCGCCGGGCCGCCCGGCGGATCCAGGCCTCATTCGCCGCGGCGGGCGGGGCCGCCGCCGCGGCCGACCGGTTGGAGAAACTGCTATGA
- a CDS encoding class I SAM-dependent methyltransferase, with the protein MTPPPLSRVPWTSALLLAALGAGTVRARRRLRAIPVLPATPPVAAGVPRAAGWRLLTARGVEPDPATFLAACAYAEGEGLRVLDLLPVDLPAERALGLLRLVDPARYRQDRLGEGRGAGFAVLVTEEVLARAGVDPGGPRRDPAELLALTRRLKEYAADATGLAVAPGLSCGGAGEPGGPARAAELRAQGLPPGALAAAQLGGLALLAGVAVRQGRWGAAAAGLYWLQPYLVLGGLGSALRPAGLGRATAARPVRSLGAGLRTAAAAGRDAPADGAAEAARAAAYREDLAAGTGRFFEPRRTACPWCGSGRLTVQVRVPDLLQGKPGRFTLERCGECRHVFQNPRLTAEGLDFYYRDFYDGRGGEGAGTVFGRLGAAYRGRAEMLLPHADPASWLDVGTGHGHFCNAAREVWPRTRFDGLDMGDGVREAERRGWVETGYLGQFPEFAPKLTGQYEVVSMYHYLEHTREPLPELDAAATVLAPGGFLAIELPDPQSRMARLLGPLWLPWFQPQHQHLMPAANLREALADLGFTVVAEEHGPAHQGNDFFGAVALAATRLAPDPDRPWGPGPTPHARLLAHAVRAVALPCFAAAAALDTLRTVAARRTDGGNAYRMLARKDTP; encoded by the coding sequence ATGACGCCACCCCCGCTCTCCCGGGTCCCGTGGACCTCCGCCCTGCTGCTGGCCGCCCTCGGCGCGGGCACCGTACGCGCCAGGCGCCGGCTGCGGGCGATCCCGGTGCTGCCGGCGACCCCGCCCGTGGCGGCCGGGGTGCCGCGCGCCGCCGGGTGGCGGCTGCTCACCGCCCGGGGGGTCGAGCCGGATCCGGCCACCTTCCTCGCGGCCTGCGCGTATGCCGAGGGGGAAGGCCTGCGGGTCCTGGACCTGCTGCCCGTGGACCTGCCCGCCGAGCGGGCGCTGGGGCTGCTGCGGCTGGTCGACCCGGCCCGGTACCGGCAGGACCGGCTCGGCGAGGGCCGCGGGGCCGGGTTCGCCGTGCTCGTCACCGAGGAGGTGCTGGCCCGGGCCGGGGTGGATCCGGGCGGGCCGCGCCGGGATCCGGCGGAACTCCTTGCGCTGACGCGCCGGTTGAAGGAGTACGCCGCCGATGCCACGGGGCTGGCCGTCGCCCCCGGCCTGAGCTGCGGCGGGGCCGGGGAGCCCGGCGGCCCGGCGCGGGCCGCCGAGCTGCGGGCCCAGGGGCTGCCGCCGGGGGCGCTGGCCGCCGCTCAGCTCGGCGGGCTGGCGCTGCTCGCGGGGGTCGCCGTACGCCAAGGCCGGTGGGGCGCGGCCGCCGCGGGGCTGTACTGGCTCCAGCCGTACCTGGTCCTCGGCGGGCTGGGCTCCGCGCTGCGCCCCGCCGGTCTGGGCCGGGCCACGGCGGCCCGGCCGGTGCGCTCCCTCGGCGCGGGCCTGCGTACGGCCGCGGCGGCCGGCCGGGACGCCCCGGCGGACGGCGCGGCGGAGGCCGCGCGGGCCGCCGCGTACCGGGAGGACCTGGCGGCGGGGACCGGGCGGTTTTTCGAACCGCGCCGCACGGCCTGCCCGTGGTGCGGCTCCGGCCGGCTCACCGTCCAGGTCCGGGTGCCCGATCTGCTCCAGGGCAAGCCGGGCCGTTTCACGCTGGAGCGGTGCGGGGAGTGCCGGCACGTCTTCCAGAACCCCAGGCTGACCGCGGAGGGGCTGGACTTCTACTACCGGGACTTCTACGACGGGCGGGGCGGCGAGGGCGCGGGTACGGTCTTCGGCAGGCTGGGCGCCGCCTACCGGGGGCGCGCCGAGATGCTCCTCCCGCACGCCGACCCGGCGTCCTGGCTCGATGTCGGCACCGGGCACGGCCACTTCTGCAACGCGGCGCGGGAGGTCTGGCCGCGGACCCGGTTCGACGGGCTCGACATGGGTGACGGGGTGCGCGAGGCCGAGCGCCGCGGCTGGGTGGAGACCGGATACCTGGGCCAGTTCCCGGAGTTCGCCCCGAAGCTGACGGGCCAGTACGAGGTGGTCAGCATGTACCACTACCTGGAGCACACCCGGGAGCCGCTCCCCGAGCTGGACGCGGCGGCCACCGTGCTCGCCCCCGGCGGGTTCCTGGCCATCGAGCTGCCCGACCCGCAGTCACGGATGGCCCGGCTCCTCGGCCCCCTGTGGCTGCCCTGGTTCCAGCCCCAGCACCAGCACCTGATGCCCGCCGCCAATCTGCGCGAGGCGCTGGCCGACCTGGGGTTCACCGTCGTCGCCGAGGAGCACGGACCGGCCCACCAGGGCAACGACTTCTTCGGTGCGGTGGCCCTCGCGGCGACGCGGCTGGCCCCGGATCCGGACCGGCCGTGGGGCCCGGGGCCCACGCCGCACGCCCGGCTCCTCGCCCACGCCGTACGGGCGGTGGCGCTGCCGTGCTTCGCCGCCGCGGCGGCGCTCGACACGCTGCGCACGGTGGCGGCCCGGCGCACGGACGGCGGGAACGCCTACCGGATGCTGGCCCGCAAGGACACCCCGTGA
- a CDS encoding galactokinase, with protein MTGTAGHAGPPTGKRPPSAAARRDTAGTSAAAVPPLGSAAPAGATVTADRAGGDLARRATADPLFRLVAYALEAAHGRPPAAVWSAPYAFHLGSPGLVAAAGWPTAAAAAPRTDGLVRLSSLGHPADSCDLPLTLSGPPPAAPAWAARPYAVLRALARAGYGAGGTDLHVQGSLTGAAGLATAEPAECAVALAVADVHTGAGAGPDREQLARLLAGALPDGDDGLRRAVLFARPGRALLLSAEPRRCRRHVAFDPAASGARLVLVAVRGEAADRPRELARAVSCARRAGALSAWPPGQGREPGRSVLVLLPQARLAAVRAAVAEDFRDRGRPVPRFLNIAVAGAARREE; from the coding sequence GTGACGGGCACGGCCGGCCACGCCGGACCGCCCACGGGGAAGCGGCCCCCTTCCGCGGCGGCCCGCCGGGACACGGCCGGAACGTCCGCCGCCGCTGTACCGCCCCTGGGGTCCGCCGCCCCGGCCGGCGCCACCGTGACCGCCGACCGCGCCGGAGGCGACCTGGCCCGGCGGGCGACGGCCGACCCGCTGTTCCGGCTCGTCGCCTACGCCCTGGAGGCCGCGCACGGGCGGCCCCCGGCCGCCGTGTGGAGCGCGCCGTACGCCTTCCACCTGGGCTCCCCCGGGCTGGTCGCGGCGGCCGGCTGGCCGACGGCCGCGGCGGCGGCCCCGCGCACCGACGGCCTGGTGCGGCTCAGCTCCCTCGGTCATCCCGCGGACAGCTGCGATCTGCCGCTGACCCTGTCCGGGCCGCCGCCCGCCGCCCCCGCCTGGGCGGCCCGGCCGTACGCCGTGCTGCGGGCTCTGGCCCGGGCCGGGTACGGCGCCGGCGGGACCGACCTGCACGTCCAGGGCTCGCTCACGGGGGCCGCCGGGCTCGCCACGGCGGAGCCCGCGGAGTGCGCGGTGGCGCTGGCGGTGGCCGACGTGCACACGGGGGCGGGTGCGGGGCCGGACCGTGAGCAGCTGGCCCGGCTGCTGGCCGGTGCGCTGCCGGACGGGGACGACGGACTGCGCCGGGCGGTGCTCTTCGCCCGGCCGGGCAGGGCCCTGCTGCTGAGCGCGGAGCCCCGGCGGTGCCGGCGCCACGTCGCCTTCGACCCGGCGGCGTCCGGGGCGCGGCTGGTGCTGGTCGCCGTTCGTGGGGAGGCCGCGGACCGGCCGCGGGAGCTGGCGCGGGCCGTTTCCTGCGCCCGCCGGGCCGGAGCGCTGAGCGCCTGGCCGCCCGGGCAGGGGCGGGAGCCGGGGCGGAGCGTGCTGGTGCTGCTGCCCCAGGCGCGTCTGGCGGCGGTGCGGGCCGCGGTGGCGGAGGACTTCCGCGACCGGGGGCGGCCCGTACCGCGGTTCCTGAACATCGCCGTGGCCGGTGCGGCCCGGCGCGAGGAATGA